The sequence TATCGAGTATTGTCTGCTCATTTATTGTTCCAATGATGATTTGGACTTTCTCGGAACATTTCTGCAACTGCCTTTTGAACTCTGATCGCGACTTGGAGCTGTCTGAGAAAGATTATCAATATTATTGGTTTAGGAATGATCTTACTGCTATATAAGTGCTCTTACCTGCCTCCTTCGCTatacgattttttaaattcctcaTTAGCAGATGTGTCGCTTCGAGACTCTTCCTTGCAACATCAAGAGGAGTTTTTTTAGTAATCCTCTTCCctgcaaacgaaaaacaaaagaaaatcagccTTTTTTATTAGTAAGATTTTATTAGGAAGAGTATGATTGCATGATATTAACATTACTCTGGCAGCGAGACGCTTCGTTCCGGAGGTCTTCAAGAATTTTGGGAAGTTGAGGCACAACTCCTTCGCCAAGACTTTTTTCAAGTTTAAAGATATCCGATGTAAGTTGTGGTACTATGGATTCTGCTTGAAATATAAGAAAACTTAATGAATAATCAAAACTAACTTTTCGTCAATCATATCGATAGTACGGATCGCAGTTTGTTTGATTGGACCACAGCAAAATCTCTTAATTTCTTAGCCGGAGATTTTATCTGCAATAACTTTTTGAGTTTGTATGGAATTTCATCCATAGCCTGCTGAgcctggggaaaaaaagattgtagAATTTGCGTATTACTTGTTTAGAGACGAATTAATACCTTGGATAGTTTCTCACGGGCTTCGTGCAATTGACGCTTAGTTTCCTCTagccatgtttgtttttgcttttcaaactCTTTATCATAACGAACCGAATCATCAAGAGCCTGGAAATTAAAACACGAAGCGTTGTGAAAATGTAATGTTTTAAGttatttaaagagaaaaacctACAGCATTATAGAATTTCGCTAGTTGCTTGGCCATTCCGCATTCCTTTCCTTGATTCCAGTAGATCATTCCATCGGTTAAATGGTCCCTTCTAtctaataaaatcaaattgtTCTAAGAAAAGTACCGACATGGATTAGTAATAAAAACTTACTTGGATTACTCATGTGCTTTGTAGTGGATCAATAACGAGACATTTTGGAGTTAGTCTGTTCAGTCGTCTCGCCTGTTGTTGACGCAGCTCCAGTCATCCAATGACCTCCATACAAAAGctaaaccaaaataaaagctgTAATAAGCAAAGAAGGAAACAAccattatttttaaaaactattacCTGACAAAACATTGTGTGGGTTTTACCATGAAATCGGCTAAGAAATGGAATCATTTCCTTGGTATGTTTTTGGAAATCCTCTGTTTCCAACTTTGTTCCCACATCCTTTGCAAAAGACCAGTAATTGCAAACAACGTCATAgcagaaaaatttgaatttttcttttaatgcaaAATCGTGCAGATAGAGGATATGCCTGTAGGATTCTCCCTTGTCCATATCAACGGCTCTCCACAGAACACCGTGACGACAAGTGGAAAACACGATTCCAGTCTCAGCTAGCCCTTTCTTATGACTTGAATCTTCTTTTCCTGCTTTGTACTTAGCGGAGCCACATGAATCCTTACTGCTTGACCCACACtgccataaaaaataaattaacacTGCGTTAGTTAGATAGACTGTAAATTTTTATGAACGTAGAGTATGAACAAAATTGTGACTTACCGGAATTTTTTGCCGCATTAATTTTggcaacaaaattcaaaaactttaTTGTGTCAACAATACCAGCATCTGCGAAGAGGGAGGGGACATCCACGCTTGAAACAGTTGGATTTTTCTAtggttaaaaatttaatttcacaGTACAATTCTAAATAATGATACTCACCCAAGCGCAGACAGCCAGCGATACAGCTTCATGTTTCCATCCACATGAATAGCTAATGGACATGTTCCACATGCCAGGCATTTGAATAGTTCCCTTCCATTTATTTCCGTATTAAGAAGGTAGAGAAGATGGTCATATTGGCGGCTTGCCAGGCCAAACAATTTCCTATCAATTGTTGCgcactacataaaaaaaaatggttagtAAAGGTTATTTTGAAACAAGTACTTGTCAACTAGAAATACTCTATTAGACGTCTTGGAAATTTCAGAGAGGGTTTCAACAAACTTTCTCTCCGATGTGCCGGGAGCTTGGTGTTTCAAATGGCGCCACATTTGAAGTAATTCACTGGAGAAAAAAGTGAGAGCGATTTTTTGCCAATGTTGGCCACCAGCCAGACACGACGTAATCCGCTTCGTTGGCATCCTTTTTTTCGCCACATATGGCACACAGGAATATGTAGGTATGAAGATCAAATCTCCCTAGGTATTTAATGAAAGGAGAAAGATTagataaaatacaaatttgATAGTCTATAACCCATACCACTTTCAGTTATGATAACTATTCTCCTTTTCCCAGCTGTTAATGAAAAAGCTGTCAAACACTCACATGTTTGACATCTGAACGATACTGGAAAACATGGAACTGGAACATCTGtaaaataagaatttaaaaattaaaataataaaaatgattttagttCTAAGTAGCCTACTTACCACAAACAATAATTTGGCCTGACAAAACAGATTCTTCAGGTAGGAGAGTCTTTGacgtttcttctttgtagAGTGTTCGCAGATGAAAAGGATTAGATTTGTGAAAAGCTTCATCACATTTctcacatctttttttcctacaatTGCCGCAGGAAATGTAGTGCTGTGAAAGTGGAGCTTGGCAGTCAGCACACCAAGATGTTGCAAATGATTGTGATGAAACGAAGGCTTCAAGAAAATTGTGTTTGGCAGAAGCCCAGTCTTTATGAATCTCATTGATTCTTCGAGTCCAATTTGATGTTGCAGTTTTAGTTTCTTCCAGTTCTTCGTGAATGAAAGATTCTTGGCACTCAATTAAATTTACTTGTTCTTCAACATAATTAAGGCAATCTTGGGCAAGATTGTCTTCTGGTGCTTTACTGGAACGAGACTCAACTGGGCAGCAATCCAAAGTTTTTGGAAGAACTCCCcaaagtttctttttgaacatggtctcactacatatgtagtgagaccatgttgtgATTTTTATACTGAGTGATaccaacatggtctcactacatatgtactaagtagtacatagtcacagatgcactttttcttatgggcaAAATGCGCTGCGTGTTtgtcagttgttttttttttgcactttgTCTGTACCAAATGCGCTGTGCacttttcaattgttttttgttttgatttttgctgTGCACTTTTcaattgtgttttgttttgatttttgctgTGCACTTTTcaattgtgttttgttttgatttttgtaaCATCAAACCAAACGtgtcaaaataaaatggaCCCAATGTGCACAGAAATCCAAAGAAAACTTGTATCTTtccttagattcaaggaaagAGGTGACACATTGAATGAAAAACGCAAAAGCTATCGAATATTAAGTCAATCTTCTGGCACAGATATGCGATTCTGTGGTATTTACAAACATAAAAGTTCTGGTTCTTCACTTTCTAGTAAAAAGAAGACATTAAAGGAATATAGTGTAGTgattcaaaaagaaactttgGGGAGTTCTTCAAAAACTTTGGATTGCTGCCCAGTTGAGTCTCGTTCCAGTAAAGCACCAGAAGACAATCTTGCCCAAGATTGCCTTAATTATGTTGAAGAACAAGTAAATTTAATTGAGTGCCAAGAATCTTTCATTCACGAAGAACTGGAAGAAACTAAAACTGCAACATCAAATTGGACTCGAAGAATCAATGAGATTCATAAAGACTGGGCTTCTGCCAAACACAATTTTCTTGAAGCCTTCGTTTCATCACAATCATTTGCAACATCTTGGTGTGCTGACTGCCCAGCTCCACTTTCACAGCACTACATTTCCTGTGGCAattgtaggaaaaaaagatgtgagAAATGTGATGAAGCTTTTCACAAATCTAATCCTTTTCATCTGCGAACACTctacaaagaagaaacgtCAAAGACTCTCCTACCTGAAGAATCTGTTTTGTCAGGCCAAATTATTGTTTGTGGTAAGTAGGCTACTTAGaactaaaatcatttttattattttaatttttaaattcttattttaCAGATGTTCCAGTTCCATGTTTTCCAGTATCGTTCAGATGTCAAACATGTGAGTGTTTGACAGCTTTTTCATTAACAGCTGGGAAAAGGAGAATAGTTATCATAACTGAAAGTGGTATGGGTTATAGACTATcaaatttgtattttatctAATCTTTCTCCTTTCATTAAATACCTAGGGAGATTTGATCTTCATACCTACATATTCCTGTGTGCCATATGTGGCGAAAAAAAGGATGCCAACGAAGCGGATTACGTCGTGTCTGGCTGGTGGCCAACATTGGCAAAAAATCGCTCTCACTTTTTTCTCCAGTGAATTACTTCAAATGTGGCGCCATTTGAAACACCAAGCTCCCGGCACATCGGAGAGAAAGTTTGTTGAAACCCTCTCTGAAATTTCCAAGACGTCTAATAGAGTATTTCTAGTTGACAAGTACTTGTTTCAAAATAACCTTTactaaccatttttttttatgtagtgcGCAACAATTGATAGGAAATTGTTTGGCCTGGCAAGCCGCCAATATGACCATCTTCTCTACCTTCTTAATACGGAAATAAATGGAAGGGAACTATTCAAATGCCTGGCATGTGGAACACGTCCATTAGCTATTCATGTGGATGGAAACATGAAGCTGTATCGCTGGCTGTCTGCGCTTGGGTGAGTATCATTATTTAGAATTGTACtgtgaaattaaatttttaaccaTAGAAAAATCCAACTGTTTCAAGCGTGGATGTCCCCTCCCTCTTCGCAGATGCTGGTATTGTTGACACAAtaaagtttttgaattttgttgccAAAATTAATGCGGCAAAAAATTCCGGTAAGTCACA comes from Daphnia carinata strain CSIRO-1 chromosome 2, CSIRO_AGI_Dcar_HiC_V3, whole genome shotgun sequence and encodes:
- the LOC130687131 gene encoding uncharacterized protein LOC130687131 translates to MPTKRITSCLAGGQHWQKIALTFFSSELLQMWRHLKHQAPGTSERKFVETLSEISKTSNRCATIDRKLFGLASRQYDHLLYLLNTEINGRELFKCLACGTCPLAIHVDGNMKLYRWLSALGVDVPSLFADAGIVDTIKFLNFVAKINAAKNSVWVKQ
- the LOC130687132 gene encoding uncharacterized protein LOC130687132, yielding MPTKRITSCLAGGQHWQKIALTFFSSELLQMWRHLKHQAPGTSERKFVETLSEISKTSNRCATIDRKLFGLASRQYDHLLYLLNTEINGRELFKCLACGTRPLAIHVDGNMKLYRWLSALGVDVPSLFADAGIVDTIKFLNFVAKINAAKNSVWVKQ